Genomic DNA from Canis aureus isolate CA01 chromosome 32, VMU_Caureus_v.1.0, whole genome shotgun sequence:
CACATTTGTTATCTTTTTCTAATTACAAAGAAATGTCATGCTTGTAAAACATTCAAACATCACAGACACACAATGGCTACCGACAGGCCTCTTAAGGTGTGTCTATGGCCACTTCAGAACTGGGTGGCAAGTGCTGGCCTTTGGGTTCAGGAAATGGTGAACTCAGCACAGAACACACTCTCCATTCCTCCTCCGAGTCTCCTCCCCCTCATTCATCAGCAAATGCTCAGTGAACACTAGCTGTCCCCGGTCTGTAGGACTCCCCTAAGGTGCAGTGGTCCCAGAGCATGGTGCTGGCAGGCGGTCTGCAGTCAGGCTGCCTAGCTGTGAATCTCAGCTCCCCTACTTACTAGCTGTGAAACCATGCAAACGTGACTCAACGTTTCCGTGCTTCAGTCTCCCTATATATAACTGGGGGATAATAACAGAACTTTCCTCGTGGGGTCGTTGCCAGAAGCAACTGGTCTAAAGCATATCAGCTGCTTCCAAATGGTACCCGGCACAAGGCAGGTCCTAGATAACTATCTACCATTATATCATTAAAGACAAAAAGACTAAATTTCTGGGTCCTCCAGGAGCTCACAGTGACAGCCACAAAGCCAGCTCCAAAAGAGCGAGGCTGCACCCCAGGCTGTGGAAGAACCGCAGGCCCACTGCATGTGGGGGACTGGGCTCTGCCTCCACTCTTGCCTAACATCACACTGGTCCTGTGGGGAGGCCCAGCTGGAGGGGGCAGCAGCTACCCTCCAGAGCCCCCCAGGACCCAGCCAGCTGCACCCACCCATGATCCATGGGGCCCTAGCTGTTGCCAGCTCCCGACAGGTGGAGTGCCAGCACTGATTGAGGTATCACTGAGTCACTGGCCAAACCAACAAGTTGCAGATGTCTTCTCAAAGGAGTGAGCACTGGAAGAGTGGACAGGCCTGCCATAAAATCCCCTGGTAGTTGCAGGCCTCAGTAGTACCTTCCCACCCCTGGCCAAGCACCAATGGCAGCAAAGATGGCCAGCCAGGGCCCCAAAGGGTTAAGAGACCTAACCAGTCCACAAAGGTCCCTTCATTAGGacccttctcttttcctccctctgcctccattaAAGGACATGTGCAAGATAAACAGATCAGAACTCCAGACTCTGTGGAAGTCATAAGAAGGAAAATTCAAGCAAGAACAAACTCAAAAAAGGCAAGGACCAAAACCAAAAAAGGCAAGTCTTCTAGGGTGGGAAGTCCCTTTCAGTGTCCAGGCCAGTGTCATTTAATGATATGGAAATCCTCAGTAAACACTGGCACAGGCGTGATCCTGTGATCTTACAGCAGCAGCCCCTACCCACCCTCCTAACTCCAGGGCAGTTATGTCTTGCTGGACTTCAGACACCCTCGGtgtctccttcccttttctctttctaccGGTCTTTTCACTTGCCTCCAAATTTGGACTTGGAGGATCCAACTCCTCCATGGTGTGGACACCATGTATGATGTGTACCTATTTATAAAAGTTCTTAAAACACTGGGCCCTATGAAACCCTCTAAGAATCTGGGAGCTGGGAGCCTTTTCCCAGAAAAATGCTCATGCACCCAAATATTTGTACACAATCTGGAGGTTCATGAACCCCAACAGCCTCTCCATGAGCTAAGAATAAGAGCCCTAGTTTCAATTCATACAGGGTGCTTGTCTTATTGTTCATaccatctctttttctctgtttctctctctctctctctctctctctctctcacacacacacacacacacacacacacacacacaaatgcgcACATATCTTGGCAGGATAGAAGCAAAGGACACACTGTGCAGATGGTCACAGACAGCTCAAAGCTTCATCCAATCAGGGTCCCTTTCCCATACCCATCCCCCTTTCCTAATTAGACCAGGTTTTTCCTGTTGCAGGTCTGAGAAAAAGCAAGGAGCAAAGGAGCAAAGCAAGGAAGGCCCTAACCCCTCTGCCCAAGTATGGCTTGGAGGCCAGACAGGGCCCAGCACCATGAGGGCCTTCCTGTGGCCAGATGGTGAGGCCCTGCCTGCCTGGTTCAGGGTACGGTTCCTGCTGCTCCCACACCTGCCTTGCCAGGCCTGCCCAGATGGCCACCCTTGCCCCTGTGCCAAATGCAGTGGTGGGTTTAAGGGAGGGCCAGTAGCCAGAGCCTTGCAGGGGGAGACACTAATGGTCCTAAGCTCCCTGGGCCTCTCAGGGCCCTGTCTAAATCCCCAATCTCTCCTGCCCCCCACAGTCACTCTCCACTGGGCTCATTTCCCCTCAATCTTCTCATTACAGAAGTATTTCCACCCATTTCATCAAACCTCCTGACCCAGGCCCTCTCACAGGGCTCTGACCCACCCAGCACCAGCCACTGGGCtccaggagaagaaggaaaatgaggcagcTCATCTCACCTCAGGAAGTAACCCAAAGCAACAAGCCAAGAAGACCTGCGTGGCtaagaggagaggagcagagagaatcGGGACAAAACATGTCACAGAACAGAAACTCCAGCTCAACAGGCTGGCTCACCATTCAGAGACAGCAACTCTGTGTGAGTGCTACAGGCATGTGCCATCACTTGGGTTTAGAATAAGGGGCTCAGGTACCTGAACTGGACTCTTCCTAAGGGAGGACTCTGGGATCCCCTGAACTCTGCTCTTAAATGAGTGGAGCTACCCTCTCCCAGTGATGGGAAGCTCCAGGTCAGGGCCCGCAGAGACAATGTCCCTGCCCCTGAGCCGGTTTGGATGGCATCCTGGATCCTTCTCATCACACCCACTAAAGAAACCACAGATTGTGTGGCTCCTGGGAGATCCTGCTGGATTTCATTCCTGTCCCTGCAGCTGACAAAGGAGTCAGACACCTCTTGGCCCCTAAGGTCTGAACAGCCCACAGATCACAGAACCAACCCAGCTTGAGACATGGATGCCCTCAGTGAGAAGAGGCTATGGGTCAACCACAGTTGTGTGGACACAGCCCcttccttggggggggggggtctctgtgGGGAAATGTACAAAGAGGAGCTGTTGTTAAGGGAGTCTCCGACCTTCAGGTCACCCTAGCAATGGACAGTCACCATTCAATGGACGTATTTCATTCACCCCTTCTTTATGCCAAGCATGTCAGGCACTTGGGAAATACAGACATGAGGAGGACAACAGTCCTTTTTCCTAGAGGAGCTCATGACTTGGGGAGCAAGCATGTTAGGCCATTCCAAGACTGCAGAAAGGAATGCCAGGGATAGCTCAGGCCCATGTGCCAATGGGCAGTGGTCAGGGAGAGGGACACTAACTGGCCAATAGTAAGAACAAGGCTTaatgctccctctgcctcactgCCACTACGAGCATCACATCACCCAACAGTGGGGGACAATTAGGAAGGAGAGGAGCTAAAGGACATGTGATGATAGCACAGTCTCCTTCTGCAGGCTAAGGATCCTGGCCCAGGAGGGGCAGCCATGCCCCATGGCAGGAActagggaaaaaataattcacattccTGAGGCTTCTGCTCTGACCCTGACACATCTCTCTCATCCAGGAAATAGGGCAGAACAGCGCTCTCTCCACTGAAAACCTCAACCCTGGAGCCAATGGATTCAGACAGGAACTTTGCTCTCCAATCAAATAAAACTGTGTTCTCTGCTGAGGAAAGGGATTAAGCCTCGGAGCTGAGCTTCCAGGGATGTGTGAGGGGACAACAGAGCCAGGACAGCCCACAGAGTCACTGTCATGGAATTTAGGGCTAGAGGGACCTGGAGATGGCTTTCAGCTATCAAGGAGGGAGGCTGAAGTGGGCTTGAGCAAGGGATGGCTTCTCCACCAGAAGCACAGTGAATGTTCTCCAGAACAGTGAATGCCCAAGTCTCCTTTTATCCCACACCTGCAGGTCTCCCAAAGGCTCTAGCCTCCCTCAGAATGGACCTGGGAAAGGAGAGGCCAAAAGAAGAGAAGTGGGCTCAGTAGCTCAGCCCTTTCTGGGCAACAGGTTCTAAACACTGACTGCCCCCACACCTGGGGGGACAAGGGAAGTAAGTAGTGCCGTGGGCCTGCCTGGACCTCAGTGGTCAGTATCCTTGGTGAAGAGCTACAGAGCTACACACGGCCTGTCCTGGCTTCCCGAGAACAACAGTCCACCTGGCTCCAGTACCCCTGGGTAAGGAAGGCAAAGGCCAGCTCTTGCTGTATCCACAGGGAGAAACCCCAGCCCTCACCTCCTTCCTGGGGCTCCAGCACCTGCAAGGATGCTTGGGCTCCCTGAGGAGGAGGAACGGAGCTTTGTGCTGCCTCCGctctggggcgggggtggggggaggaggagggggtcaGAGATCAAAGGGCAGGGAGCTGCTGCTGCCGGAGGGCAGAAAGGCCACCAActggcgtggggtgggggtgctcaaATACCGTTAGAGCAAAGCACGCTGATTAGGCCCCGGGACGAGGCGGAGGGCTGAGACGAAGAGAGCAAAGCCCCTGAGGAAGAGGGTCACTAGTCCTGGGGCGATACCACGGACAGAAGCAGAGTTTGGGGCGCACGTCCCAGATTAGTCGGTCGAGAATTTGAACAAAGGTGAATGAAGGCTCCGAGCCTGCGGGTCAAGGATTAAGATCTTGTCCTCCAGGAACCGTAACACGGAGGggcccaggcccggccccggccAGGCCACCTTTGTCCCTCTTGAAAGCCCCAGCCCTCATACCACCTCTCctcccggcccccccgccccgcgcagcACTCACCCTGTCGCTGCCGGCCGGGGGTCCAGAGATCCGCTCCTCGGGAGGGGGCGCTGGAGGGCCAGGGGTCTCAACCCGTATAAGGCGGTGGGGAGGCGAGCCGTGGCGCGGGGGCGGCGTGGGGccgggggcggtgggggtggcCGGGGCAGCAGCGGAGCTGGACGGCCCCCCAGAGTAGGGGTCTTCGAAGTCGCGCTCCCTCTGCAGCCGGTAGGCGGCCAGGATGTCCGGGGGTGGTGCAGGGGGCGCGGCCGGGGAGGGTGCGGGGGGACGGTAGTCCGGCTCGGGGGGCGCCGGCTTGCCCCCAcctccgccgccgccccccccgcGGAAGCCCAGATGCTCCCGGAGCCACTTGGCGACCCCGCCGCTGCCGCCCCCGCCTGGGCCGGCTCCCGCTCCCCCGGCGCCCCGGCGCGACCCCCCCGGGCCGCTCCCCGCGCTCCCCTGCGCCCGCTGCCCCGGGCCGGAGCCCGCCGGAGGAGCTCCGCTCAGTAACATGGGGCCAGCCAGACTGAGCGAGGGGAGCTCGGGGAGCTcggcggccggcggggggcggggcgggggcggagctccgccgggcggcgggggggcggggctcgTGGGTAACAAGGGAGGGGCGGGGTTCCGCTCCCGATCGGGGTCGGCCTCCCCctgcctgggaggagggggggtgcGGGCTTCCAGCGGGTGTGGACACACGGGAAGGAAGTGGGCGACCCCCAACGCGGGGGATGCGAATCCTGGACCGAAGGTGAGTCCTCCACGTGTCCCCACACGTGCCCCCGTGGGGGCGCACCTGTCTCCAtctgtccccctccccagctcGCAGCTCACGCGCGGCACCTCACACGTCTGGGTTCCCAGCGCTTGGACGCCTCCCTTCCCCCAAGGCCTCCTAACTGGGAAATATCCCAGGAAGAACAGCTAGGGAGGGCGAGAGGAGGGGCTGTTCCGTACGACGTGTGTCTGTGACAATCCCCTCTCTCCCGCGCACCGTGGGAGCCCCACCTACCGCCTCCCACCCAGCTGCTCCCACTGCATTGCTTCCCGATCCAGACAGACACATCTCACATCACAGATAACCAACTCCCTAGTGACACCCACTTCTCCCGTGTCGTTTCCACACACGCCCTGCTCACATGCAAACAGCCCTTACGCGAACGAACGCCTCCCACCGACGGGCGCCGCCGCTTGGAGCAGGCCCACCCGGCCCCGCCGGCGGCAGCAAGCACACACGCAGAAATCCCTTCAAGTCAAACCCCAGGTTTCGTTGTCAATCAGATTAGTGACAGAATAGAAACAGACAAGTCAATAAATCAAGTCTAGAAACAGTTCCAGTGTTGTCTATCACAACCCCTTATCCTCTCGAGAGGCTCGAGGCTCCGATGCTCAAGCGATAGGCATTTTTGTCTTAGAAATAAAGCCTGTTTCTCCACAGAAATAATGTAGCCCTGAAGCAAACGCCAACATTTGCTTTTGGCTCTGCCGAGAAGGTAGCAGCTTCATCTCACCATCATCCCCCCTGGGCACTGCCTCAGAGTCTCTCTCATCCTTGGGCTCACATCTGCCATCTGAGGGAGCAAAGAGCCACATTAGGCTCCAAAGGGGAAG
This window encodes:
- the SHF gene encoding SH2 domain-containing adapter protein F isoform X3, whose amino-acid sequence is MLLSGAPPAGSGPGQRAQGSAGSGPGGSRRGAGGAGAGPGGGGSGGVAKWLREHLGFRGGGGGGGGGKPAPPEPDYRPPAPSPAAPPAPPPDILAAYRLQRERDFEDPYSGGPSSSAAAPATPTAPGPTPPPRHGSPPHRLIRVETPGPPAPPPEERISGPPAGSDRLAILEDYADPFDVQETGEGPAGASGAPEKVPENDGYMEPYEAQKMMAEIRSSKETAAQPLPLYDTPYEPEEEGTTPEGEGTPWPRESRLPEDDERPPEEYDQPWEWKKERISKAFAAGTTGPSVEQMPRTCSGCAKRPATWCATVRPARMISPCPSRAVRASCT